The Litchfieldia alkalitelluris genome has a window encoding:
- a CDS encoding DnaD domain protein, with protein MAKYRMVRTNFWLNPVVSEEMSPEDKYFFLYLLTNPHTTQIGIYKITKKQMAFDMGYSIETVHALMDRMVHHHELIRYNPQTREIAIKCWGKYNLHKGGKPVVDCILSELKEVEDRSLIEYVADGIVKEDLLKIYKSFYEVGKEIVELEEEGIVDSFEDTFATRSTIRGQKEKEKENNKQQQKPLYLNIDYKQEGEIQLHQIKQEDVKEIVEFWDQNGFGFSNVNAKEQLLCWLEDSRFLNPKEMILKAMEIACCNDKRKLNYVAGILKNWENDSLLTVEEVDIYHENKKRFSEQKPVLQGREIPTEFILDPTEGEDW; from the coding sequence ATGGCAAAATATCGAATGGTTCGCACTAATTTCTGGTTGAATCCGGTTGTTTCGGAGGAGATGAGTCCGGAGGATAAGTACTTTTTTCTATATCTATTAACAAATCCACATACGACTCAAATTGGAATCTATAAAATTACGAAAAAACAGATGGCTTTTGATATGGGGTATTCAATTGAGACGGTTCATGCGTTGATGGATCGAATGGTTCATCATCACGAGTTGATTCGTTACAATCCTCAAACGAGAGAGATTGCAATTAAGTGCTGGGGGAAGTATAACCTTCATAAAGGTGGAAAGCCGGTTGTTGATTGTATTTTATCTGAGCTAAAGGAAGTGGAGGATAGATCACTCATCGAATATGTGGCAGATGGGATTGTGAAAGAAGATTTATTAAAGATATACAAGTCCTTTTATGAGGTGGGCAAAGAGATCGTCGAGCTTGAGGAAGAGGGAATTGTAGACTCTTTTGAGGATACGTTTGCGACTCGTTCTACGATACGTGGGCAAAAAGAAAAAGAAAAAGAAAATAATAAACAACAACAAAAACCTCTTTATCTCAATATAGATTATAAACAAGAAGGAGAGATTCAGCTTCATCAAATCAAACAAGAAGATGTTAAAGAGATCGTTGAGTTTTGGGATCAAAATGGGTTTGGGTTTTCAAATGTGAATGCAAAAGAACAGTTGTTGTGTTGGTTAGAGGATTCTCGGTTTTTGAATCCGAAAGAGATGATTCTTAAAGCGATGGAAATAGCTTGCTGCAATGATAAACGAAAATTGAACTATGTTGCTGGTATTTTAAAGAATTGGGAAAACGATTCATTACTGACCGTTGAAGAGGTTGATATATATCACGAAAACAAGAAACGATTTTCAGAGCAAAAGCCAGTGCTTCAAGGTAGGGAGATTCCTACAGAATTTATCCTAGATCCAACGGAGGGTGAGGATTGGTGA
- a CDS encoding replicative DNA helicase, with protein MSLAEKAFLGSLMKAGYLLKDTVISPDQLDSTVHQELMRIMVEFSHAGKNSDLVTLSTLPDLEAFGGISYLSELLSYADIEKIEIIEEIIIDVWKEREKRNILKLAGIHNWEIARVITELDKINQVKTNDHTSIHQALAVMYEAPWEDPEAVVSAPSGIKKLDEVTGGFQDGEVTILAARPSMGKSDVMLHLAKSAGWANYVPIIFSLEMPEKLLTTRLIASTGEFNRVKMRDPKKWLTQSQKDTWGDVMTNLSETNIQIYDRAGQKVGEMRAKTRKVMNTYPNKKPIILIDYLSLIQSSQFYGGNAHLQITEISRELKTFAKDFACPVICLAQLNRSVESRANKRPMMSDIRESGSVEQDADVILFLYREKYYDKGSDNTSLEIIVSKNRNGPVGTIKVKYNEFTGRIEEYKEEASMV; from the coding sequence GTGAGTCTTGCAGAAAAGGCGTTCTTAGGAAGCTTAATGAAAGCTGGTTATTTACTTAAAGATACGGTAATTTCACCCGATCAACTAGACAGCACTGTTCATCAAGAGTTGATGAGAATAATGGTTGAGTTTAGCCATGCTGGTAAAAATAGTGACTTAGTCACACTGTCAACGTTGCCAGATCTAGAGGCCTTTGGTGGAATCTCCTATCTGTCTGAGTTGTTGTCGTATGCGGATATTGAAAAGATTGAAATTATCGAAGAAATCATCATCGATGTGTGGAAGGAACGAGAAAAGAGAAACATTCTGAAGCTTGCAGGGATACATAATTGGGAGATTGCTAGAGTCATTACTGAATTGGATAAAATCAACCAAGTGAAAACCAATGATCATACGTCCATCCATCAGGCGCTCGCTGTGATGTATGAGGCACCGTGGGAGGATCCGGAAGCTGTTGTAAGTGCACCTTCTGGTATTAAAAAGCTAGATGAGGTGACAGGAGGCTTTCAAGATGGCGAAGTGACCATTCTAGCTGCACGACCATCGATGGGAAAAAGCGATGTGATGCTTCACCTAGCAAAATCAGCGGGATGGGCAAATTATGTTCCCATCATCTTTTCACTAGAAATGCCAGAAAAGCTACTAACCACACGTTTAATCGCTTCCACAGGAGAATTCAATCGTGTAAAAATGCGAGATCCGAAAAAATGGTTAACTCAAAGCCAAAAGGATACATGGGGAGACGTCATGACAAACCTCAGTGAAACCAATATCCAAATCTACGATCGTGCTGGTCAAAAGGTAGGAGAGATGAGAGCCAAAACACGGAAAGTGATGAATACATACCCAAACAAAAAACCAATCATCCTTATAGATTATTTATCACTAATCCAATCGAGCCAATTTTACGGAGGAAATGCACACTTACAAATCACCGAAATATCCAGAGAACTGAAAACCTTTGCGAAGGATTTCGCATGTCCTGTGATTTGTTTAGCACAGTTAAATCGATCAGTGGAATCAAGAGCAAATAAACGACCGATGATGTCTGATATTCGTGAATCAGGGAGTGTCGAACAAGATGCCGATGTGATTTTGTTTTTATATCGTGAAAAGTATTATGACAAAGGTTCGGACAATACTTCCCTTGAAATCATTGTTTCGAAAAATCGGAATGGGCCAGTGGGGACGATTAAGGTGAAATACAATGAATTTACGGGGAGGATTGAGGAGTATAAGGAAGAAGCTTCTATGGTTTAG
- a CDS encoding deaminase domain-containing protein, with translation MGKVFITQLERTNDFTSFLQEMHLDFLEGIERESKTQMSDEFWDKMQNPNLAYLNFEGELDSRASSVTLLAHSGINYRKKGEPITNYLNYVYELEPKKPFYKSGFVNRFNDFCCFDINKVKEELIEDVWNRNVDSESKVLEKFLKLLNSGVNDVAGNLVIYTFYYPCLSCSNKIMKIINELSERYPKLDVDIWYVGKIWGSSVK, from the coding sequence TTGGGAAAAGTATTTATAACACAATTGGAAAGAACAAACGACTTTACATCTTTTTTACAAGAAATGCATTTAGACTTTCTTGAAGGTATAGAGCGAGAGTCTAAAACACAAATGAGCGATGAATTTTGGGATAAGATGCAAAATCCAAATTTGGCCTATTTGAATTTTGAAGGAGAATTAGACTCAAGAGCAAGTTCCGTAACTCTGTTAGCTCATAGTGGTATAAATTACCGGAAAAAGGGAGAACCTATTACAAATTATTTAAATTATGTTTATGAATTAGAACCTAAAAAGCCTTTCTACAAAAGTGGATTCGTGAATCGATTCAACGACTTTTGTTGTTTCGATATTAATAAGGTTAAGGAAGAGTTAATAGAGGATGTTTGGAATCGTAATGTTGATTCTGAATCCAAGGTTTTAGAAAAGTTTCTAAAACTCTTAAATAGTGGAGTTAATGATGTAGCAGGGAATTTGGTAATATACACGTTCTATTACCCATGTTTAAGCTGTAGTAATAAAATAATGAAAATAATAAATGAGTTATCCGAACGATATCCTAAGTTAGATGTTGATATCTGGTATGTGGGAAAAATATGGGGTAGTTCGGTGAAATGA
- a CDS encoding diguanylate cyclase domain-containing protein has translation MNQILQNKYAFLIILLILGVLSNLLDELVHRAFTIPNNIWYEIIDVTVMVSVTAPLLYWMINKIRLDSNQIQQAKDELQQIFDTSNANFYSLDLENKKVKVSQGIEKLYGYSKNDFLNNPELWKQVIHPEDKRYVEGFEVCLSTQELKAKTQEYRIVRPDGEIKWVEEHVTPLFNSLGQVVRLNFIMLDITDRKKVEQELNQKREELKISEQNYKTVVDISPIMIVIHQEGKIVYANPKASQIAGIKEPSNLIGTSIYDLIDPSSINTFENMFQDLQEGKLKSKFAEYKLVRPDGDTLIFEMLGTNIFYNGKPAILSVGRDITDQKKMETALRQLAYHDELTQLPNRRFLYENLKKSIARSERHNHKFALLFLDLDGFKKVNDTKGHDVGDLLLIEVSRRLTQCVRDEDVVSRVGGDEFVIILEEILENEVHEVSKRIIKEVSTPYSINDSTVHVTTSIGISIYPHNGKNEEDLINAADKAMYFAKNKGKNNYKIYDPEIENSINSKFEFFEKIINHFRND, from the coding sequence ATGAATCAAATACTTCAGAATAAGTATGCTTTTTTAATTATACTATTAATATTGGGTGTTTTAAGCAATCTACTGGATGAGTTAGTTCACAGAGCCTTTACTATTCCAAATAACATATGGTATGAAATTATTGATGTTACTGTTATGGTCTCTGTAACAGCCCCTCTTTTATACTGGATGATAAATAAGATACGGCTAGATTCAAATCAGATTCAACAAGCCAAGGATGAACTTCAGCAGATTTTTGATACCTCCAATGCAAACTTTTATTCTCTCGACTTAGAGAATAAAAAAGTAAAAGTTTCTCAAGGTATCGAAAAGTTGTATGGGTACTCTAAAAATGACTTTTTGAATAATCCTGAACTGTGGAAACAAGTTATCCATCCTGAGGATAAACGCTATGTTGAGGGGTTTGAAGTATGTCTTTCAACACAAGAATTAAAAGCAAAAACACAAGAATATCGAATAGTTAGGCCAGATGGAGAAATTAAATGGGTAGAGGAGCATGTCACTCCTTTGTTTAACTCATTGGGCCAAGTCGTTAGATTAAATTTTATTATGTTAGATATAACTGATCGGAAAAAAGTTGAACAAGAGCTAAATCAAAAAAGAGAAGAATTAAAAATAAGTGAACAAAATTATAAAACAGTTGTAGATATATCACCAATAATGATAGTCATTCATCAAGAAGGGAAGATTGTTTACGCTAACCCAAAAGCATCACAAATAGCAGGTATCAAGGAGCCATCCAATTTAATTGGTACTTCTATATATGATCTTATTGATCCTTCAAGTATTAACACATTCGAAAATATGTTTCAAGACTTACAAGAGGGGAAACTTAAAAGTAAGTTTGCAGAATATAAGTTAGTCAGGCCAGATGGAGATACGTTAATATTTGAGATGTTGGGAACAAATATTTTCTACAATGGAAAACCCGCGATACTTAGTGTTGGTCGAGACATCACAGATCAAAAGAAAATGGAAACTGCATTAAGGCAATTAGCATATCATGATGAATTAACTCAATTACCGAACAGAAGATTTTTATATGAGAACTTAAAGAAATCAATTGCGCGATCTGAACGACACAATCACAAGTTTGCATTACTATTCTTAGATTTAGATGGATTTAAAAAGGTAAACGATACGAAGGGGCACGATGTAGGTGATTTACTACTTATTGAAGTGTCTAGAAGGCTAACACAATGTGTTAGAGACGAGGATGTTGTATCAAGAGTTGGTGGAGATGAATTTGTTATAATTCTTGAAGAAATTCTGGAAAATGAAGTTCATGAAGTATCTAAACGGATTATAAAGGAAGTTTCTACTCCATATTCAATTAACGACTCAACGGTTCATGTTACTACAAGTATAGGAATAAGCATATATCCTCATAATGGTAAAAACGAAGAAGATCTCATCAATGCTGCAGATAAAGCTATGTATTTTGCGAAAAATAAAGGGAAAAATAATTATAAAATATATGATCCAGAAATAGAAAATTCTATAAATAGTAAATTTGAATTCTTCGAAAAAATAATTAATCATTTTAGAAATGACTAA
- a CDS encoding HD-GYP domain-containing protein — MKSTLSLPRAEELFDKISQDNEVLRIFKYHSLRVMYFSALLSKKVGCYDEDLRIASLFHDIGKIGLSKDILLKPTKLDALEYQIIQAHSVIGNNILRKTLNLPRAAIFVRDHHERWDGKGYPRGLKENEISIQGRIIGICDAFDTMTIDRRHYNLQTLTYKEAFIELERCSWSQFDGELVAKFKLLIEDLELPSSEKWAEDEFLMDKLMGHVFINCFN, encoded by the coding sequence ATGAAATCAACTTTATCTTTGCCAAGAGCTGAGGAACTATTTGATAAAATTTCTCAAGATAATGAAGTGTTAAGAATATTTAAATACCACTCTTTACGAGTTATGTACTTTTCTGCCTTACTTTCGAAAAAGGTAGGTTGTTACGACGAAGACCTTAGAATTGCATCTCTATTTCATGACATAGGGAAAATTGGTTTATCAAAAGATATTTTATTAAAACCTACTAAATTAGATGCTTTAGAATACCAAATTATACAAGCGCATAGTGTGATCGGAAATAATATACTTAGAAAAACACTTAACCTTCCGCGGGCTGCAATTTTTGTTCGTGACCACCATGAGCGCTGGGATGGTAAGGGATACCCACGAGGATTAAAAGAAAATGAAATATCAATTCAAGGTAGGATAATAGGGATTTGTGATGCATTTGATACAATGACTATTGATAGAAGACATTATAATCTTCAAACTTTAACGTACAAGGAAGCATTTATAGAATTAGAACGGTGTTCTTGGTCACAATTTGACGGCGAATTAGTGGCAAAATTCAAATTACTTATAGAAGATTTAGAACTCCCATCCTCTGAAAAATGGGCTGAAGACGAATTTCTTATGGATAAGCTGATGGGTCATGTATTTATTAATTGTTTTAATTGA
- a CDS encoding metal-dependent transcriptional regulator — protein sequence MESKTTNKYLYEIYKLEKANGNTTISEIAKSLNISLSPASKMVVKLRSNGYVNFKRYGTVTLTDKGAKIGKHFTYTHQILVTFLQVIGVEEKKIVQEVNNIELNLSNEVVNKIKVFLENNGYIDQIKNV from the coding sequence ATGGAGTCGAAAACCACAAACAAATACCTTTATGAAATATATAAACTAGAAAAAGCTAATGGAAATACAACCATTTCAGAGATTGCTAAATCGCTCAACATATCATTATCTCCCGCTTCAAAAATGGTCGTTAAACTAAGATCAAATGGATATGTAAACTTCAAACGTTACGGAACAGTTACCTTGACAGATAAAGGTGCGAAAATTGGTAAACACTTCACTTACACCCACCAAATCTTAGTTACCTTCCTCCAAGTCATTGGGGTGGAAGAGAAAAAAATAGTCCAAGAAGTCAATAATATTGAGTTAAATTTAAGTAATGAAGTAGTAAATAAAATCAAAGTTTTTCTAGAAAACAACGGCTATATTGATCAAATAAAAAACGTTTGA
- a CDS encoding ZIP family metal transporter — translation MTQNVSRMKAILVSTLTGIIEMCAGLIGVLFGETFEHIIPYVFAFATGSMLFVVYKELIPESHGDGNERVYEHFKTIK, via the coding sequence GTGACACAAAATGTTAGTCGTATGAAGGCTATTCTTGTTTCTACTTTAACAGGAATCATTGAAATGTGTGCTGGATTAATAGGCGTATTATTTGGAGAAACGTTTGAACATATTATTCCATATGTCTTCGCTTTTGCTACAGGATCAATGCTCTTTGTTGTCTATAAAGAATTGATTCCAGAAAGTCATGGAGATGGAAATGAAAGAGTCTATGAGCATTTTAAAACAATTAAATAA
- a CDS encoding putative bifunctional diguanylate cyclase/phosphodiesterase, producing MSLHSLNHLYFMPAAENILKHLSSLIEANTFFLACNDLKTNTIFKVLNKVEILVKEGEIPFQESYCSKVIDDCAFPTVIQNTMLDSKTKDLAFTKAKGDSSFVGIPITLRNGDLFGTLCAMDRNYTFTEKDLQLIVSISQFLGYLIDLERDLYYDSLTGLYTRKYVNMFFEAFEPSTDRYPSIFLINLDRFRNVNTSEEIGDFLISTIAKRIKACSGEDGMAVRLHGDEFVVVHFHSKTDEQRGEIAEKLLNLISEPIMTNFQAFHLTASIGISVYGQEQYQSIDKLIKLAGFAKDSIKGTGSKRYMICTPEIILKKERAVWIESNLLQELSENKFEMYYQPQYQIGSGRLTGFEALIRWKSEKYGYISPAEFIPIAETTGQIIPLGNWIFKMVCEQLSVWNKKYGLRISVAINISPSQFNHYGHLVDQLDNILNDFGILPSQIHFEITETSLIPMTEILVPVLAKIRSKGIKIALDDFGTGYSSVLYLRNLPIDIIKIDQVFVRELTTNSTDNKIIQAIVDLAKALHLEIVAEGVESQEILQLLCNIGCDTAQGYLLGKPMTSDLASNLLQRKALK from the coding sequence ATGTCATTACATTCGCTAAATCATTTATATTTTATGCCAGCAGCTGAAAACATCCTCAAGCACCTTAGTTCTTTAATAGAGGCGAACACTTTTTTTCTTGCTTGCAACGATTTGAAAACGAATACTATCTTCAAAGTTTTAAATAAAGTAGAAATTCTGGTTAAGGAAGGTGAAATCCCTTTTCAAGAATCCTATTGCTCAAAAGTGATTGACGATTGTGCCTTTCCAACCGTCATTCAAAATACCATGTTAGATTCTAAAACTAAGGATTTGGCATTTACTAAAGCTAAAGGCGATAGCAGTTTTGTTGGTATTCCCATTACATTGCGGAATGGAGACCTATTTGGGACTTTGTGTGCAATGGATAGGAACTACACGTTTACTGAAAAAGATCTTCAACTCATCGTTTCTATCTCTCAGTTTCTTGGATATCTCATTGATCTTGAACGAGATTTGTATTATGACTCTTTAACTGGACTCTACACCCGAAAATATGTCAATATGTTTTTTGAAGCTTTTGAACCAAGCACTGACCGCTATCCTTCTATCTTTTTAATTAATTTAGATCGATTTAGAAACGTCAACACTTCTGAAGAAATAGGAGATTTTTTAATTTCAACTATAGCTAAACGAATAAAAGCCTGTTCAGGGGAAGATGGAATGGCAGTACGCCTTCATGGAGACGAATTTGTTGTCGTCCATTTTCATTCAAAGACCGATGAGCAACGTGGCGAAATCGCGGAAAAGCTACTAAATCTGATATCTGAACCTATCATGACAAATTTTCAAGCCTTTCATTTAACTGCAAGTATCGGTATAAGTGTCTATGGTCAAGAGCAATATCAAAGTATTGATAAATTGATTAAGTTAGCAGGTTTTGCAAAAGATTCAATAAAGGGAACCGGTTCTAAACGGTATATGATCTGTACTCCTGAGATTATCCTAAAGAAGGAACGGGCTGTTTGGATAGAGTCAAATTTATTGCAGGAACTAAGTGAAAATAAGTTTGAAATGTACTATCAACCCCAATATCAAATCGGGTCAGGAAGACTTACAGGCTTTGAAGCACTTATTCGATGGAAAAGTGAAAAATACGGTTACATTTCCCCTGCGGAATTTATACCAATAGCGGAAACGACTGGACAGATTATCCCACTTGGAAATTGGATATTTAAAATGGTATGCGAGCAATTGTCGGTATGGAACAAAAAATATGGTTTACGTATTTCTGTAGCGATTAATATATCACCGTCTCAATTTAATCATTACGGTCATCTGGTGGATCAATTGGATAACATTCTAAATGATTTTGGGATATTGCCAAGCCAAATTCACTTTGAAATTACGGAAACGTCCTTAATTCCCATGACTGAGATCCTTGTCCCTGTTCTAGCTAAGATTAGAAGTAAGGGAATAAAGATTGCACTTGATGACTTTGGTACAGGTTATTCATCAGTCCTTTATCTAAGGAATCTCCCCATTGACATCATAAAAATTGACCAAGTATTTGTAAGGGAATTAACCACTAACTCCACAGATAATAAAATTATCCAAGCAATCGTTGATTTAGCAAAGGCCCTTCATTTAGAGATCGTTGCCGAAGGGGTCGAGAGTCAAGAAATTCTACAACTTCTTTGTAATATAGGCTGTGATACGGCTCAAGGTTATCTTCTAGGTAAACCTATGACATCTGACCTCGCGTCGAATCTTCTACAAAGAAAAGCTTTGAAATAA
- a CDS encoding DnaD domain protein: MAHLQLEEEAIVDSFEDRFATRSTIRGQKEKEKENKKQQQKPLYPNIDYKPEGEIQLHQIKQEDVKEIVEFWDQNGFGFSNVNAKEQLLCWLEDSRFLNPKDMILKAMEIACCNDKRKLNYVAGILKNWENETLLTVEEVHLYHENKKRFSEQKPVVQGREIPTEFILDPTEGEDW; the protein is encoded by the coding sequence TTGGCTCATTTGCAGCTTGAGGAAGAGGCGATTGTAGACTCTTTTGAGGATAGGTTTGCGACTCGTTCTACGATACGTGGGCAAAAAGAAAAAGAAAAAGAAAATAAAAAACAACAACAAAAACCTCTTTATCCAAATATAGATTATAAACCAGAAGGAGAGATTCAGCTTCATCAAATCAAGCAAGAAGATGTTAAAGAGATCGTTGAGTTTTGGGATCAAAATGGGTTTGGGTTTTCGAATGTGAATGCAAAGGAACAGTTATTGTGTTGGTTAGAGGATTCTCGGTTTTTGAATCCGAAAGATATGATTCTTAAAGCGATGGAAATAGCTTGTTGCAATGATAAACGAAAATTGAACTATGTTGCTGGTATTTTAAAGAATTGGGAAAACGAAACATTACTGACCGTTGAAGAGGTTCATTTATATCACGAAAACAAGAAGCGATTTTCAGAGCAAAAGCCAGTCGTTCAAGGTAGGGAGATTCCTACAGAATTTATACTAGATCCAACGGAGGGTGAGGATTGGTGA
- a CDS encoding replicative DNA helicase yields MSLAEKAFLGSLMKAGYLIKDTVISPDQLESTVHQELMRRMVELSHAGKNSDLVSLSTLPDLEAFGGISYLSELLSYADIEKFEIIEEIIIDVWKEREKRNILKLAGVHNWEIARVITELDKINQVKTNDHTSIQQALAVMYEAPWEDPEAVVSAPSGIKKLDEVTGGFQDGEVTILAARPSMGKSDVMLHLAKSAGWANYVPIIFSLEMPEKLLTTRLIASTGEFNRVKMRDPKKWLTQSQKDTWGDVMTNLSETNIQIYDRAGQKVGEMRAKTRKVMNTYPNKKPIILIDYLSLIQSSQFYGGNAHLQITEISRELKTFAKDFVCPVICLAQLNRSVESRANKRPMMSDIRESGSVEQDADVILFLYREKYYDKGSDNSSLEIIVSKNRNGPVGTIKVKYNVFTGRIEEFEENPSMV; encoded by the coding sequence GTGAGTCTTGCAGAAAAGGCGTTCTTAGGAAGCTTAATGAAAGCTGGTTATCTGATTAAAGATACGGTGATTTCGCCAGACCAACTAGAGAGCACTGTTCATCAAGAATTGATGAGAAGAATGGTTGAATTAAGCCATGCTGGTAAAAATAGTGACTTAGTCAGCTTGTCAACGTTGCCTGATCTAGAGGCCTTTGGAGGAATCTCCTACCTGTCTGAGTTGTTGTCGTATGCGGATATTGAAAAGTTTGAAATCATCGAAGAAATCATCATTGATGTGTGGAAGGAGCGTGAAAAAAGAAACATCCTGAAACTTGCAGGGGTTCACAATTGGGAGATTGCTAGAGTCATCACTGAATTGGATAAAATTAACCAAGTGAAAACTAATGATCATACGTCCATTCAGCAGGCGCTCGCTGTTATGTATGAGGCGCCGTGGGAGGACCCGGAAGCTGTTGTAAGTGCACCTTCTGGAATTAAAAAGCTAGATGAGGTGACAGGAGGCTTTCAAGATGGCGAAGTGACCATTCTTGCAGCACGACCATCGATGGGAAAAAGCGATGTTATGCTCCATCTAGCCAAATCAGCGGGATGGGCAAATTATGTCCCCATCATCTTTTCACTAGAAATGCCAGAAAAGTTACTAACCACACGATTAATCGCTTCCACAGGAGAATTCAATCGTGTGAAAATGCGAGATCCGAAAAAATGGTTAACTCAAAGCCAAAAGGATACATGGGGAGACGTCATGACAAACCTCAGCGAAACCAATATCCAAATATACGATCGTGCTGGACAAAAGGTAGGAGAAATGAGAGCCAAAACACGGAAAGTGATGAATACATACCCAAACAAGAAACCAATCATCCTTATCGATTATTTATCACTAATCCAATCCAGCCAATTTTACGGAGGAAATGCACACTTACAAATCACCGAAATATCCAGAGAACTTAAAACCTTTGCGAAGGATTTCGTATGTCCTGTGATTTGTTTAGCACAATTAAATCGATCAGTGGAATCAAGAGCAAATAAAAGACCGATGATGTCTGATATTCGTGAATCAGGAAGTGTGGAACAAGATGCCGATGTGATTTTGTTTTTATATCGTGAAAAATATTATGACAAAGGCTCTGACAATTCTTCCCTTGAAATCATTGTCTCGAAAAACCGGAATGGGCCAGTGGGGACGATTAAGGTGAAATACAATGTATTTACGGGGAGGATTGAGGAGTTTGAGGAGAATCCTTCTATGGTTTAG
- a CDS encoding DUF6339 family protein, whose protein sequence is MKLKFISDETLTDLRTNYEEYKTYYHNQDHTWFDNYFKEKGRVFESTVDFDMPVFDLSEEFAISDKENVKVIYEALKHLTVTQATQERLWAGLAHLQFRDYAFYRMKKEIEEKNDKRINTSIFFKNGNKRSLFVHILARLWWVGYMTYDESNESNPYWLTEFFCSKDFSARCVVFFSSNLTSNKTITTGILRSIIKLDAKGIAVKRDHFVQATKYLNVVGGAMILDMLSTDEVEKMVDKYLAKYFNLEVEAQVS, encoded by the coding sequence ATGAAATTAAAATTCATCTCAGATGAAACACTGACCGACTTACGAACGAATTATGAAGAGTATAAAACCTATTATCATAATCAAGATCATACATGGTTTGATAACTACTTCAAAGAAAAAGGCAGAGTTTTTGAGTCAACTGTTGATTTTGACATGCCAGTATTTGATTTAAGTGAAGAATTTGCTATTAGTGATAAAGAAAATGTGAAGGTAATCTATGAAGCTTTGAAACATCTAACAGTCACTCAAGCTACACAAGAAAGATTATGGGCAGGGTTGGCTCATTTGCAATTTAGAGATTATGCATTTTATCGAATGAAAAAGGAAATCGAAGAGAAGAACGACAAACGGATTAATACATCCATCTTTTTTAAGAACGGTAATAAGCGCTCTTTATTCGTTCATATTCTTGCTAGGTTATGGTGGGTTGGGTATATGACATATGATGAGTCTAATGAAAGTAATCCTTATTGGCTAACCGAATTCTTTTGTAGCAAGGACTTTTCAGCAAGATGTGTTGTGTTTTTCTCTAGTAATTTAACATCGAATAAAACCATTACTACAGGAATTTTACGATCAATCATTAAGTTGGATGCGAAAGGGATTGCTGTTAAGAGGGATCACTTTGTACAGGCTACAAAGTACTTAAATGTTGTTGGTGGGGCGATGATTTTGGATATGTTATCTACTGATGAAGTGGAGAAGATGGTGGATAAATATTTAGCCAAGTATTTTAATCTAGAAGTAGAAGCTCAAGTAAGTTAA